In one Drosophila gunungcola strain Sukarami chromosome 2R unlocalized genomic scaffold, Dgunungcola_SK_2 000004F, whole genome shotgun sequence genomic region, the following are encoded:
- the LOC128254373 gene encoding chymotrypsin-2, whose protein sequence is MEIVIVFMGLISCCSLVEAERGVISDISDESFEMLISGGYRPKSHRLSRHVVSIRTQNYVRHRGDNHFCSGVMVSSRAVLTAAHCITDRYKSSMNPRGLRVVLGNIRRLATYEEIDTRSVDRLVVHPEYMRFKKNDLAILRLSERLHSANHNVLPIILRKVANVTYGDACVTIGWGQIYQHGPYADELLYLDVVLRPPSFCKEILGSFSPELNVCVEPKAEGSTCVGDMGGPLICNGALFGIIAGHLGCAGGKAMQFLNFLHYKDWIVATIQSLSDCGFKAAPSWIFLTPFILILVN, encoded by the exons ATGGAAATCGTGATTGTTTTCATGGGACTTATCTCATGCTGTTCGCTGGTCGAGGCTGAGCGTGGTGTGATCAGCGATATTAGTGACGAGTCCTTTGAGATGTTGATATCGGGCGGCTACAGGCCGAAGAGCCACCGGTTGTCCCGACACGTGGTCTCCATTCGCACCCAGAACTATGTCCGCCACCGGGGAGACAATCACTTCTGCAGCGGCGTCATGGTGAGCAGTCGAGCTGTCCTAACTGCTGCCCACTGTATAACGGA CCGGTACAAATCCTCGATGAATCCACGGGGCCTTCGGGTGGTGCTCGGGAACATTAGAAGACTGGCCACGTATGAGGAAATCGACACCAGAAGTGTGGATCGCCTGGTGGTCCATCCGGAATACATGCGCTTCAAAAAGAACGACCTGGCGATCCTGAGACTCTCGGAACGCCTGCACAGCGCCAACCATAATGTTCTACCCATTATTTTGCGCAAAGTGGCCAATGTGACCTATGGCGATGCTTGCGTCACTATCGGCTGGGGTCAGATATATCAG CACGGTCCTTATGCGGATGAACTCCTTTATCTGGACGTTGTTCTGAGGCCGCCCTCGTTTTGCAAAGAGATTTTGGGTTCCTTTTCGCCAGAACTGAATGTATGTGTGGAGCCCAAGGCCGAGGGTAGCACTTGTGTCGGCGACATGGGCGGACCACTGATTTGCAACGGCGCTCTATTTGGCATCATAGCCGGGCACTTGGGCTGCGCCGGCGGCAAGGCTATGCAGTTCTTGAACTTTCTACACTACAAGGATTGGATTGTGGCCACTATCCAATCCCTATCTGATTGTGGCTTTAAAGCAGCCCCAAGCTGGATTTTTCTAACTCCCTTCATACTGATTCTAgtaaattga
- the LOC128254371 gene encoding UBX domain-containing protein 2B produces MTDEQKLSTFMKRHGVREEVARQYLSSNNWSLDMASRTFESEVDGYQAGASESSSDHELPVGKRVIIDNSTPAITNNDSDRSLRVWGHGVRLGSAHPINPPPQFAEEDSDAETTDGEHTIVVLHLWSEGFSLDDGNLRLYSLPENERFLRAVLSGDFPEEMLRVPRVQLSVQDHTNESFRHLSRKQFMGPGRPLNSPPSRIIMDGPMPVEPQALQLDELAAITTVQLRMADGSRVAGRFNLTHNIGDLYSYARQARPELSSRNFVLMTAFPRQELLETDTRTLVQANLCNVVVIQHLNEEQADPDPLSSEASEQIVK; encoded by the coding sequence ATGACCGATGAGCAGAAGCTGAGCACCTTCATGAAGCGCCATGGGGTGCGTGAGGAGGTGGCGCGCCAGTACCTGAGCTCCAACAACTGGTCCCTGGACATGGCCAGCAGAACCTTCGAATCGGAGGTGGATGGCTACCAGGCTGGCGCCTCCGAAAGTTCCTCCGATCACGAATTGCCAGTGGGCAAGAGGGTCATCATCGACAACTCCACGCCGGCCATCACCAACAACGACAGCGATCGAAGTTTGCGGGTCTGGGGCCATGGCGTTCGACTGGGAAGCGCCCATCCCATTAACCCACCTCCCCAGTTCGCTGAGGAAGACTCGGATGCGGAAACCACCGATGGCGAGCACACCATAGTTGTCCTGCATCTCTGGTCGGAGGGATTTTCCCTGGACGATGGCAACTTGAGGTTGTATTCCTTGCCCGAAAACGAGCGATTTCTACGCGCCGTCTTGAGCGGAGATTTCCCGGAGGAAATGCTGCGAGTGCCCAGGGTTCAGTTGAGTGTTCAGGACCACACCAACGAATCCTTTCGCCATCTGTCCAGGAAACAGTTCATGGGTCCTGGTAGACCCCTAAACAGTCCTCCTTCCCGAATAATAATGGACGGACCAATGCCGGTGGAACCTCAAGCCCTTCAACTCGACGAACTGGCCGCCATAACCACTGTGCAACTGAGAATGGCCGATGGAAGTCGAGTGGCAGGACGCTTCAATCTCACCCACAACATTGGTGACCTCTATAGCTATGCTCGGCAGGCCCGGCCCGAGCTCTCCAGTCGAAACTTCGTCCTGATGACGGCGTTTCCACGGCAGGAACTCCTCGAAACAGACACCCGCACTCTGGTCCAGGCCAATCTCTGCAACGTGGTGGTCATCCAGCACTTGAACGAGGAGCAGGCTGATCCTGATCCCTTGTCCAGTGAGGCTTCCGAACAGattgtaaaataa
- the LOC128254374 gene encoding serine/threonine-protein phosphatase Pgam5, mitochondrial, producing the protein MRYSALWRSVGAMSCGSLITYLTLRLLDGQKSSIFPSGEEGEAKRELSGAWLHHWDLRKPQLQKVSNGAESSALRHIILVRHGEYTKTLNGSHLTELGRRQAERTGQRLREMDLSWDHVVASTMPRAEETAMIILKQLNLDPLKMKRCTLLPEGTPHPGDPPAKRSARSLELAYRRDGPRIEAAFRRYFFRASPEQEHDSYLLIVGHSNVIRYLILRALQLPPAAWTRLNLNHGSITWLTVWPSGYVTLRCLGDSGFMPVTELTHRRPSSPA; encoded by the coding sequence ATGAGATATTCTGCTCTTTGGCGTTCTGTGGGCGCCATGAGCTGCGGCTCATTGATCACCTACTTGACCCTTCGGCTGCTGGATGGCCAGAAGTCCTCGATTTTTCCGAGTGGAGAGGAAGGAGAGGCTAAGAGGGAGTTGAGTGGCGCCTGGCTGCATCATTGGGATCTCCGCAAGCCGCAGCTGCAAAAGGTGTCGAATGGCGCGGAGTCGTCGGCCCTGCGACACATTATCCTGGTGCGACATGGCGAGTACACGAAGACCCTGAACGGAAGCCACCTCACGGAGCTGGGTCGTCGGCAGGCGGAGAGGACGGGCCAAAGGTTGCGGGAAATGGACCTGAGCTGGGACCATGTGGTGGCCTCCACAATGCCGCGGGCCGAGGAGACGGCCATGATCATCCTGAAGCAGCTCAACCTCGATCCCCTGAAGATGAAGCGCTGCACCTTGCTGCCCGAGGGCACTCCCCATCCGGGCGATCCGCCCGCCAAGAGGAGTGCCCGCAGCCTGGAGCTGGCCTACCGGCGCGATGGCCCGCGGATCGAGGCCGCCTTCAGGCGGTACTTCTTCAGGGCCAGTCCGGAGCAGGAGCACGACTCCTATCTGCTCATCGTGGGCCACTCGAATGTGATCCGCTATCTGATCCTGCGGGCCCTGCAACTGCCGCCGGCTGCCTGGACGCGGCTCAACCTGAACCACGGCTCCATCACCTGGCTAACTGTGTGGCCCTCGGGCTATGTGACCTTGCGCTGCCTCGGCGACTCCGGCTTCATGCCCGTGACCGAGCTGACCCATCGAAGGCCGTCGTCGCCGGCTTAA